In Cololabis saira isolate AMF1-May2022 chromosome 1, fColSai1.1, whole genome shotgun sequence, the following proteins share a genomic window:
- the LOC133448030 gene encoding histone H1-like — MAEVAPAPAPAKAAKKKVSKPKKAGPSAAELIVKAVAASKERSGVSAAAVKKALAAGGYDVDKNKARVNTAIKSLVTKGTLVQTKGTGASGSFKMSKNTDTKAKAPVNKAAPKANKPAAKKPAAAKKAKSAAAKKPAAAKKSPKKVKKPAALKKTAKSPKKVAKSPKKVAKSPKKVLKKAPKANKSPAKKVAKPKAKKAAPKKK; from the coding sequence ATGGCAGAAGTAGCTCCAGCTCCGGCTCCGGCCAAAGCCGCCAAGAAGAAGGTGTCCAAGCCGAAGAAGGCCGGCCCCAGCGCGGCAGAGCTCATCGTGAAGGCCGTGGCCGCGTCCAAGGAGCGCAGCGGCGTGTCCGCCGCCGCCGTCAAGAAAGCTCTGGCCGCCGGAGGATACGACGTGGACAAGAACAAAGCCCGCGTCAACACCGCCATCAAGAGCCTGGTGACCAAGGGGACCCTGGTCCAGACCAAGGGGACCGGGGCCTCCGGCTCCTTCAAGATGAGCAAGAACACTGACACGAAGGCCAAAGCTCCCGTGAACAAAGCGGCTCCTAAAGCCAACAAGCCCGCCGCCAAGAAACCCGCAGCAGCGAAGAAGGCGAAGAGCGCAGCAGCCAAGAAACCAGCAGCGGCCAAGAAGAGCCCCAAGAAGGTGAAGAAGCCCGCAGCGCTCAAGAAGACGGCCAAGAGCCCCAAGAAGGTCGCAAAGAGCCCCAAGAAGGTCGCCAAGAGCCCCAAGAAGGTGCTGAAGAAGGCCCCCAAAGCCAACAAGTCCCCCGCCAAGAAGGTGGCCAAGCCCAAAGCCAAGAAGGCAGCACCCAAGAAGAAGTGA